Proteins encoded within one genomic window of Methanotorris formicicus Mc-S-70:
- a CDS encoding NINE protein, whose protein sequence is MDEMEAMQIKEFVKDMDKTQRIVYYEQKKKSVGIAVLLSVVIPGAGQMYLRRVGKGIILLLTCWLIIPWIYSIYDAYKSAKDYNAQLYSIIFSKDECNGDKFQ, encoded by the coding sequence ATGGATGAAATGGAAGCAATGCAAATTAAAGAGTTTGTAAAGGATATGGATAAAACTCAGAGAATTGTCTATTATGAGCAAAAGAAAAAGAGTGTTGGGATTGCCGTATTGCTTAGTGTTGTAATTCCTGGAGCTGGACAGATGTATCTTAGAAGGGTTGGAAAGGGGATTATATTGTTATTAACATGCTGGCTTATCATACCGTGGATATATAGCATTTATGATGCTTACAAGTCCGCAAAGGATTATAATGCCCAACTTTATTCGATAATTTTTAGTAAGGATGAGTGTAATGGGGATAAATTTCAATAA